In a genomic window of Candidatus Poribacteria bacterium:
- a CDS encoding ATP-binding protein, translating into MRRYSIQTKIVLPFLLLFAVVAIVLPLVAIEIFAWKYSEQFTRETESWLDTIIETGYFEQDQEKLRRAYSVEIMIFGSDYTLNYNSLNRLSDTEQDWAKLADKMRLREVKQRFENPDGTSITQDVTLAGKPYKVFYLPLEFGRFYCLLRPMEAIAEAKRAFTWYMLSIAVLVLALVAFISQRIGKNLTNPIKTLVDSTARVAIGDLDEQCDLKTNDEIGDLATAFNQMTQDLKQSRDQLIQAERLATAGKMSAAFAHEIRNPLSSMRMLAQLLMQKPEMSTEKHQQSLRYILEEIERIDTIVKGLMDFSRPTALNLKQQPLAPALHEVLALMEANLAHHQIQLVLDVSPVTPEAQFDSDKLKQAFMNVVLNAMEAMPQGGALKVSTLIEANSVCIKITDTGVGIPAEDLEHLFEPFFTRKTKGTGLGLANVKRILEEHRGGVEIESTPGKGTTVLMRLVT; encoded by the coding sequence ATGCGTCGGTATAGTATTCAAACCAAGATCGTTCTCCCGTTCCTACTGCTCTTTGCTGTCGTTGCTATTGTGCTACCTTTGGTGGCTATCGAAATCTTTGCGTGGAAGTATAGCGAACAATTTACGCGTGAAACGGAAAGTTGGCTTGATACCATCATAGAAACGGGTTACTTTGAACAAGATCAAGAAAAACTCAGGCGTGCCTACAGCGTTGAGATTATGATTTTCGGTTCCGATTACACGCTAAACTATAATTCACTCAATAGACTCTCCGATACAGAGCAGGATTGGGCGAAATTGGCGGATAAAATGCGGCTCCGCGAGGTCAAGCAGCGTTTTGAAAACCCAGACGGAACATCCATTACACAAGACGTTACACTCGCTGGGAAACCGTATAAGGTTTTCTACCTTCCGCTTGAATTCGGACGCTTCTACTGTTTGCTGCGTCCAATGGAAGCGATCGCCGAGGCAAAACGCGCTTTCACATGGTATATGCTCAGTATTGCTGTCCTCGTTCTGGCTCTGGTTGCTTTTATCAGTCAACGGATTGGGAAAAACTTGACGAACCCTATCAAAACTTTGGTTGATTCGACAGCACGCGTCGCTATAGGAGACTTAGACGAACAGTGCGACCTTAAAACAAACGATGAAATAGGCGATCTTGCCACTGCGTTTAATCAGATGACCCAAGATTTAAAGCAATCAAGGGATCAGTTGATTCAAGCGGAGCGTCTGGCAACGGCTGGAAAGATGTCTGCTGCGTTCGCACACGAAATCCGAAACCCGTTGTCATCTATGCGGATGCTGGCACAGCTGCTGATGCAGAAACCCGAAATGTCAACAGAAAAGCATCAACAATCGCTCCGTTATATCCTTGAGGAGATTGAACGGATTGACACCATCGTCAAAGGGTTGATGGACTTTTCACGCCCCACAGCACTTAATCTTAAACAACAACCGCTCGCGCCTGCCCTACATGAGGTCTTGGCTTTGATGGAAGCCAACTTGGCACACCACCAGATTCAGTTAGTGTTAGACGTGTCACCTGTAACCCCAGAAGCTCAGTTTGATTCAGATAAATTAAAGCAGGCGTTTATGAACGTCGTTCTGAACGCGATGGAAGCGATGCCGCAAGGGGGTGCGTTGAAGGTATCCACGTTGATAGAAGCTAACAGCGTCTGTATCAAAATTACGGACACAGGTGTTGGCATACCCGCAGAAGACTTGGAACATCTGTTTGAACCGTTCTTTACCCGAAAGACGAAAGGGACGGGACTCGGATTGGCGAATGTGAAACGAATTCTTGAAGAACATCGTGGTGGCGTAGAGATTGAAAGCACGCCTGGGAAAGGGACAACGGTTTTGATGAGGTTAGTGACATAG
- a CDS encoding VIT domain-containing protein has translation MKRLKLNRMLARLPQAGVYYLLLALVTIGMSGDTAFTETPSPLEPMEKQVTQGALRVKIADEVVECPLKHTDVKVDISGFIARATVIQTFYNPYDENIEAVYVFPLPHTAAVDAMTMKIAERTIVGVMKRRAEARAIYEQAIQQGQTASLLEQERPNIFTQSVGNIKSDQEIHIEISYVDVLNYDMGTYEFHFPMVVGPRYIPGDPISKKPQLPKALEGKVGEVEERVTKVTLSGDPSGTGWSPDTTGVPDASRITPLVLKPGYRTGHDIHLAVSLDAGVPIQDIESVNHTAKLERIEPSEARIEISPMDAIPNKDFVMKYKVVGEKPEIAVFAHATGPEQRYFMLMVQPKLDAEFAEAPPRELVFLVDDSGSMSGEPMAKVKATMRHFFQRSKPNDTFQVITFSNHVNKLFETSVSATEENIASALTFIQQIHGGGGTEMLAGIKAVLNAPVDPERVRIVVMLTDGYIGNEAEIIAEVGRRAGDAIRFWTIGIGSSPNRLLIEGVAKQGGGMSGVLDLNTNPKELVTQVVERIHHAQLAHIQMDWKQLTVYETYPRRIPELWAGRPVILFGRYAAGGHAVLTLSGIVEGEPLTYAVDVTLPDAEPTNDVLAKVWARKKIEDLSAQVYDADMPEIVEEITRIALDYRLMSQYTSFVAVDESEISDLSQQPTPPRRVLVPVPLPEGVNFRGFFGGMEEEPQFFYDFFGPEQPLAPSLGRRRGLSEDTGYAGYGFRGRYSEFAIGDSKRRLETTAGVRPHAPVIKPTVPTETSEPNAELLPQRPYRGRIKKEVSEPNAEPLPQRIKKEVSEPNAEPLLQKYQYPPAWVIQEVLDTLSVERQEYAKTVVAEAQALQRGGHLEKARLRYQHALGLAGIQSDDDTGATAAEAIQTLDHEILKKLTEAHPRLNRKLNLIIRNQPLADAVHTLVNAGDFRLDMVPGSLDDVATLLNLPECRVTYLDLRHATLGQGLEWLLAPYHLTWQVKDTETIKVGTARRMPGHAVWGYNVQDSASILIPKLDENASPEDVANVLNIFLQTIRTVIDQKDDSGITPGSAVLINPSFLLVYGAPDVHETVRRFLEALKDSNNDIVNIAEHALSKETREDLKALQKLTTGEWKRFAEAREKAAVAKARQRVLADLNTASLHLLAEALSGEIHLEALTRLQTAWTSPQLQTVIEKDEYFAMRSAWCIRTAAQAVPTDVELTALSESVLSKIPQVKVLNPQEHTFEDYLGTLYAVLSHQIGDAHSSVDDAVIKALMDNPGRSTHGEMLSLIAESLLSPSEKSDKALQAVLFEHEIYSDDLLLLTCLTAKRRGGQLWQTFRAELPNIARWMSSGHILVLINRLAASRRHI, from the coding sequence ATGAAACGACTGAAACTGAATCGGATGTTAGCGAGGCTGCCCCAGGCGGGGGTGTATTACTTACTGTTGGCTCTGGTAACGATAGGTATGTCCGGCGATACTGCCTTTACAGAAACCCCATCCCCCTTGGAGCCGATGGAAAAGCAGGTTACACAGGGTGCGTTACGCGTCAAAATCGCTGATGAAGTGGTAGAATGTCCGCTAAAACATACCGATGTGAAGGTGGACATCTCTGGCTTTATCGCCCGTGCTACCGTGATCCAAACCTTCTACAATCCTTATGATGAGAACATTGAGGCAGTGTATGTCTTTCCGCTACCGCATACCGCTGCAGTGGACGCGATGACGATGAAGATTGCGGAACGCACGATTGTCGGTGTGATGAAACGTCGAGCTGAAGCACGTGCTATCTATGAGCAGGCGATACAGCAAGGACAGACGGCAAGCTTGCTGGAGCAAGAGCGACCGAATATCTTTACACAATCCGTTGGCAACATAAAATCCGATCAGGAAATTCATATTGAAATCTCATACGTGGATGTCCTCAATTACGACATGGGCACTTACGAATTCCACTTCCCGATGGTCGTTGGACCCCGATATATTCCAGGTGATCCGATCTCCAAGAAGCCGCAGCTGCCGAAGGCGTTAGAGGGGAAGGTTGGCGAAGTAGAGGAGCGCGTAACGAAGGTTACACTTAGTGGTGACCCGTCAGGAACAGGCTGGTCTCCGGACACAACCGGCGTGCCGGATGCTTCCCGTATCACGCCCCTCGTTCTCAAACCCGGTTATCGCACAGGACACGACATCCACCTTGCAGTCTCGCTTGATGCGGGGGTGCCGATTCAGGACATTGAGAGTGTTAATCATACGGCAAAGTTGGAGCGGATTGAGCCCTCAGAGGCAAGGATAGAAATTTCACCCATGGATGCGATTCCGAACAAGGACTTTGTCATGAAGTACAAGGTCGTGGGTGAGAAGCCGGAGATAGCCGTTTTTGCACACGCTACGGGGCCTGAGCAGCGTTATTTTATGCTCATGGTTCAACCTAAACTGGATGCCGAGTTCGCCGAAGCCCCGCCGCGTGAATTGGTTTTTCTCGTTGACGATTCGGGTTCAATGTCGGGTGAACCGATGGCGAAGGTGAAAGCGACGATGCGGCATTTTTTTCAACGCAGTAAACCGAATGACACCTTCCAGGTTATCACCTTCTCAAACCACGTAAACAAACTTTTTGAAACATCGGTATCGGCAACAGAAGAGAACATAGCGAGTGCTCTGACTTTCATCCAACAGATTCACGGTGGCGGTGGCACGGAGATGCTTGCGGGTATCAAGGCGGTGCTCAATGCTCCTGTTGACCCAGAGCGTGTCCGTATCGTCGTGATGCTCACCGACGGCTACATTGGCAATGAAGCGGAGATCATCGCGGAGGTCGGAAGACGTGCTGGCGACGCGATTCGTTTTTGGACGATCGGGATCGGTTCTTCACCAAACCGCTTGCTGATTGAGGGTGTGGCGAAACAAGGCGGTGGGATGAGCGGTGTGTTGGATCTCAACACCAACCCCAAGGAACTCGTCACACAGGTGGTTGAACGTATCCATCACGCCCAACTTGCTCATATCCAGATGGATTGGAAGCAGCTCACTGTTTACGAGACCTATCCACGACGGATCCCTGAACTCTGGGCGGGTCGTCCGGTGATCCTCTTTGGACGTTATGCAGCAGGCGGTCATGCAGTGCTTACGTTATCTGGCATAGTGGAAGGAGAACCGCTCACTTATGCGGTTGATGTAACACTTCCTGATGCCGAACCTACTAACGACGTTTTGGCGAAGGTGTGGGCGCGAAAAAAAATAGAAGACCTTTCCGCGCAGGTGTATGATGCCGATATGCCTGAAATTGTCGAGGAAATCACGCGCATCGCACTTGACTACCGGTTGATGAGCCAATACACGAGTTTCGTGGCTGTAGATGAGAGCGAAATCTCGGATCTCAGTCAACAGCCAACGCCCCCGCGGCGAGTTTTGGTGCCTGTGCCGTTGCCCGAAGGTGTTAATTTTCGAGGATTCTTTGGAGGAATGGAAGAAGAACCCCAATTCTTCTACGACTTTTTCGGGCCAGAACAGCCCTTAGCACCCTCGCTCGGCAGACGTAGGGGTTTGAGTGAAGATACTGGTTACGCGGGTTATGGTTTCCGCGGTAGATATAGTGAGTTTGCTATAGGGGATTCTAAGCGGCGGCTCGAAACAACCGCTGGCGTGCGTCCACACGCTCCAGTTATAAAGCCGACTGTACCTACTGAAACCAGTGAACCGAACGCAGAGCTTCTACCTCAACGACCCTATCGGGGCCGGATAAAAAAAGAAGTCAGTGAACCAAACGCAGAACCTCTACCGCAACGGATAAAAAAAGAAGTCAGTGAACCAAACGCAGAACCTCTACTGCAAAAGTATCAGTATCCTCCCGCGTGGGTTATACAAGAAGTGTTAGACACCTTGTCGGTGGAAAGACAGGAATACGCGAAAACAGTAGTGGCGGAGGCACAGGCTCTACAGCGAGGTGGCCACCTTGAAAAAGCCCGACTTCGCTACCAACACGCCTTGGGACTGGCGGGTATTCAGTCCGACGATGATACCGGCGCGACCGCAGCAGAAGCAATCCAGACGTTGGATCATGAAATTCTAAAGAAACTGACTGAAGCCCACCCCAGACTAAACCGAAAACTTAATCTGATAATTCGGAATCAACCGCTTGCTGATGCGGTTCACACCCTCGTCAACGCTGGGGATTTCCGTCTCGATATGGTGCCGGGGAGTCTTGATGATGTCGCGACGCTCCTAAATTTACCGGAATGCCGCGTGACCTATCTCGACCTGCGGCACGCAACGTTAGGACAAGGACTGGAGTGGCTCCTCGCTCCCTATCATCTGACATGGCAAGTGAAAGACACTGAAACCATAAAGGTTGGGACGGCGCGCCGAATGCCAGGACACGCTGTGTGGGGATATAATGTCCAGGACTCCGCGAGTATCTTGATCCCCAAACTTGACGAGAACGCCTCACCGGAAGATGTCGCCAACGTGCTAAACATCTTTCTCCAAACTATCAGAACTGTCATTGATCAGAAAGATGATTCAGGCATCACGCCTGGATCGGCTGTCCTTATCAATCCGAGCTTCCTGCTCGTTTACGGAGCCCCGGATGTCCATGAAACAGTGAGACGGTTTCTTGAGGCACTGAAAGATAGCAATAACGATATAGTGAACATTGCTGAACATGCATTGTCAAAAGAGACGCGTGAAGACCTGAAAGCATTACAGAAGTTGACGACGGGTGAGTGGAAAAGATTCGCGGAGGCTCGTGAGAAGGCAGCTGTAGCCAAAGCTCGTCAACGTGTGCTTGCTGATTTAAATACCGCATCTTTGCATCTTTTGGCAGAAGCCCTGAGTGGTGAGATTCACCTTGAGGCACTCACCCGGCTTCAAACGGCTTGGACCTCACCACAACTTCAAACCGTTATTGAAAAAGATGAGTACTTTGCGATGCGGTCAGCATGGTGCATTCGCACAGCAGCTCAAGCCGTTCCGACGGATGTAGAACTGACAGCACTCTCCGAAAGCGTCCTCTCAAAGATCCCACAGGTGAAGGTGCTGAATCCGCAAGAGCATACCTTCGAGGATTACCTTGGCACCCTCTATGCTGTACTCTCACACCAAATTGGGGATGCACATAGTAGCGTGGACGATGCCGTAATTAAGGCACTGATGGATAATCCAGGTAGAAGCACCCATGGAGAAATGTTGAGCCTTATCGCCGAAAGTTTGCTTTCACCCTCGGAAAAGAGTGATAAAGCCTTACAAGCAGTACTCTTTGAACATGAGATTTACTCCGATGATCTTCTCCTGCTAACGTGTCTGACTGCTAAACGGCGCGGCGGGCAGCTGTGGCAAACTTTCCGAGCGGAGCTGCCTAACATCGCCAGATGGATGTCAAGTGGGCATATTCTGGTTCTCATCAATCGGCTTGCGGCATCGCGCAGGCACATTTAG